Proteins co-encoded in one Sulfurospirillum arsenophilum NBRC 109478 genomic window:
- the purU gene encoding formyltetrahydrofolate deformylase, whose product MEVTKNYILKIDCSDEKGLIYRIADVVFKYQLNIIKNDEFVDRDNGKFFMRAELSGEMDMSAFKGTLQAMLPANSDIYVAEARKKDIILMGTKETHCLGDILLKHDSDDLNANILAIVSNYEDLKSLSDKFNIPFHCVSHEGLNRAEHEAKVLEVLSAYTVDYIVLAKYMRILSSEFVGHYEEKMINIHHSFLPAFIGANPYKQAFSRGVKIIGATAHFVNNNLDEGPIIAQDVIHINHEMTWKDMQRAGRNVEKNVLSNALDLVFEERIFVHDNKTIIF is encoded by the coding sequence ATGGAAGTAACTAAAAATTATATTTTAAAAATTGACTGTTCGGATGAGAAGGGCTTGATCTACCGTATTGCGGATGTTGTCTTTAAATATCAGCTGAACATCATTAAGAATGATGAGTTTGTTGACCGTGACAATGGCAAATTCTTTATGCGAGCAGAACTGAGTGGTGAAATGGATATGAGTGCATTTAAAGGCACACTCCAAGCGATGCTACCTGCTAATTCAGATATTTATGTGGCTGAAGCACGCAAAAAAGACATCATTTTAATGGGTACGAAAGAGACACACTGCTTGGGTGATATTTTACTCAAACACGATAGCGATGATCTGAATGCAAACATCTTAGCGATCGTTTCAAATTACGAAGATTTAAAAAGTTTAAGCGATAAGTTTAACATTCCTTTCCACTGCGTGAGCCATGAAGGGTTAAACAGAGCAGAACACGAAGCAAAAGTGTTGGAAGTTTTAAGTGCTTATACTGTGGACTACATCGTTTTAGCCAAATACATGCGTATTTTATCGAGCGAATTTGTAGGTCATTATGAAGAGAAAATGATCAACATTCATCATTCGTTCTTACCTGCATTTATTGGAGCAAACCCTTACAAACAAGCGTTCTCTCGTGGTGTTAAAATCATTGGAGCCACTGCACATTTTGTCAATAACAATCTTGATGAAGGTCCGATCATCGCGCAAGATGTCATTCACATCAATCACGAAATGACATGGAAAGATATGCAACGTGCAGGCAGAAATGTCGAGAAAAATGTCCTTTCAAATGCGCTTGATTTGGTTTTTGAAGAGCGCATTTTTGTTCATGACAACAAAACGATCATATTTTAA
- a CDS encoding CCA tRNA nucleotidyltransferase: MKLNCVFPAHFQSQIEEAIAFLKPHTKRAYLVGGSVRDLCLDEPLHDLDIEVYDIEPVAFEALMHSVGAVGVGKSFFVYKLGNIDFSLPRVERKSGVGHTAFDVHVCQDEKEASRRRDFSVNAMMLNIFNGELLDFWGGKEAIERKSLEMIDEKSFREDSLRVLRAMQFSARLGFRIESKSVEVMRSISLLDLSKPRILWEFEKLFKASYLHYGLFYMYTLGLFEKCFTCKVENRFFEIARELLRYKQNFEEALKPYYFVYIVANRLKQEPLQWFRMLDAPNHYLQTFKHQPFFEGEISDKMLLHVSLEMPIKLWLGNYREGIKERACALGIWDEIFSGNVNVQEVIRDGFTGRDIGEELRRRRIEKIKQLCEA; encoded by the coding sequence ATGAAACTAAATTGCGTTTTCCCTGCGCATTTTCAAAGCCAAATAGAAGAAGCAATCGCTTTTTTAAAACCTCATACCAAGAGAGCTTATTTGGTTGGGGGAAGTGTGCGAGATCTCTGTTTGGATGAGCCTTTGCATGATTTAGACATTGAAGTGTATGACATTGAACCCGTCGCTTTTGAAGCGTTGATGCACAGCGTTGGTGCTGTGGGGGTTGGCAAAAGTTTTTTTGTGTATAAACTTGGAAACATTGACTTTTCACTGCCTCGTGTTGAGCGCAAAAGTGGTGTTGGACATACGGCTTTTGATGTACACGTGTGTCAAGATGAGAAAGAGGCTTCTAGGCGTCGTGATTTTAGCGTTAATGCCATGATGCTAAACATCTTCAATGGAGAACTCCTTGATTTTTGGGGTGGCAAAGAGGCGATTGAGCGCAAGAGTCTTGAAATGATTGATGAAAAGAGTTTTAGAGAAGATAGCCTAAGAGTGCTTCGAGCCATGCAGTTTAGCGCGCGCCTTGGCTTTAGAATAGAGTCCAAAAGTGTGGAAGTGATGCGAAGCATTTCACTGCTTGATTTAAGTAAACCGCGCATTTTATGGGAGTTTGAAAAGCTTTTCAAAGCTTCTTATTTGCACTACGGATTATTTTACATGTACACTCTGGGTCTCTTTGAAAAGTGCTTTACATGTAAAGTGGAAAACCGCTTTTTTGAGATAGCACGTGAATTGCTACGATACAAGCAAAATTTTGAAGAGGCACTTAAGCCTTACTATTTTGTTTATATCGTAGCCAATAGATTAAAGCAAGAACCTTTGCAATGGTTTAGGATGCTTGATGCACCCAATCATTACCTGCAAACCTTCAAGCATCAGCCTTTTTTTGAAGGGGAGATAAGCGATAAAATGCTTTTACATGTAAGCTTAGAGATGCCTATCAAATTGTGGCTTGGAAATTACCGTGAAGGCATTAAAGAGCGAGCGTGCGCGCTTGGCATTTGGGATGAGATATTTAGCGGAAATGTCAATGTCCAAGAGGTGATCCGTGATGGTTTTACGGGGCGTGACATCGGTGAAGAGTTACGAAGAAGACGAATTGAAAAAATAAAACAACTGTGTGAGGCATGA
- a CDS encoding tRNA (cytidine(34)-2'-O)-methyltransferase, giving the protein MFNIVLVHPQIPQNTGSIGRMCVNADCKLHIIKPTMFEISDKTVKRAGLDYWHLLDVTVWENLDAFLEAHKDKVDHFFFATTKTKKTYFEASFKPGDFLFFGGESTGLPMELMQLKWENAITIPMGKLGRSLNQATSAGIILYDAIRQNFESFEQA; this is encoded by the coding sequence ATGTTTAACATCGTTTTAGTTCACCCTCAAATCCCTCAAAATACAGGTAGCATTGGGCGCATGTGCGTCAATGCTGACTGTAAACTGCACATCATCAAACCCACGATGTTTGAGATAAGCGATAAGACTGTTAAGCGTGCAGGGCTTGATTATTGGCATTTATTGGACGTTACAGTTTGGGAAAATTTAGACGCTTTTTTAGAGGCGCATAAAGACAAAGTAGATCATTTCTTTTTTGCCACAACCAAAACGAAAAAGACCTATTTTGAAGCCTCATTTAAACCAGGTGATTTTCTCTTTTTCGGTGGTGAATCCACAGGGCTTCCGATGGAGCTTATGCAACTCAAATGGGAAAATGCGATTACCATTCCTATGGGCAAACTTGGCAGAAGCTTGAACCAAGCCACTTCTGCTGGTATTATTCTCTACGATGCGATTCGTCAAAATTTTGAGAGTTTTGAACAAGCGTGA
- a CDS encoding CiaD-like domain-containing protein, translating into MELKDMILSTLKELEEVVPKEEQQQILQPPRKRESEEVSFEPEPLLEITEEINTFKAYAMPHEEVEDEYSQKQFYMNLRERILVLFEGFQSPNNKNIEAKIDLTLNFLEYLLATIDEQLEHMDTSKK; encoded by the coding sequence ATGGAATTAAAAGATATGATTCTCTCAACGCTCAAAGAGCTTGAAGAGGTAGTACCCAAGGAAGAGCAACAACAAATACTTCAACCACCACGCAAGCGTGAATCTGAGGAAGTTTCATTTGAACCAGAACCGCTTTTAGAAATTACTGAAGAGATCAATACGTTCAAAGCATACGCTATGCCTCATGAAGAAGTGGAAGATGAGTATAGTCAAAAACAGTTCTATATGAATCTAAGAGAGCGTATTTTGGTACTTTTTGAAGGTTTCCAATCGCCTAATAATAAAAATATTGAAGCCAAGATCGATTTAACACTCAATTTTTTAGAATACCTTTTAGCGACGATTGACGAGCAATTGGAGCATATGGACACGTCCAAAAAATGA